In Chitinophagales bacterium, one DNA window encodes the following:
- a CDS encoding O-antigen ligase family protein, with translation MNLLLLKNYFRVIPFLSIAAIITGMLLSRSLISIGMISMAAYAVIVTDVRKNFRIFSSDKILVALTFIFFIYVISGINSSNSVYWIDRVRMKLPFLFMPFSFSVLKNNFSKRLYNLFLYLFFMLVSITSIVAMVQYLKQYDEVNNMYAHGSVLQTPFNHLRYSLMVAFSIFIGIYLYIQKFQLFYSFEKWVIALFTLFLIFFLHILAVRSGLIGFYIGALYGIGTSLFIKRKYKATLLSFAAIISFPVISYLTFPTMQGRLSYVIYDLHQLFQDNHAAHLSDASRILSLQKGWELTKENILTGVGIGDLNDAMRYKLDLAPQHPDYLLPLNQFLVFAAGTGIIGALIFTIIILMPFFKRINRQHSLTMIFLLISVFSLITDCALEEQIGTAFFLTFLLLFYLYNQNRDDAIAIGSNYNL, from the coding sequence ATGAATTTATTGTTGCTTAAAAACTATTTCCGGGTAATACCTTTTCTTTCCATAGCAGCTATAATTACGGGTATGCTCTTGTCGCGGTCGCTCATTAGCATAGGTATGATTTCAATGGCGGCTTATGCAGTTATTGTAACTGATGTAAGAAAAAACTTCCGCATATTTAGTTCTGACAAAATATTGGTTGCGCTTACTTTTATTTTCTTTATTTACGTAATCAGCGGTATTAATTCTTCTAATTCAGTTTATTGGATTGACCGTGTAAGAATGAAGCTTCCCTTTTTATTCATGCCTTTTTCCTTTTCTGTTTTAAAGAATAATTTTTCGAAACGGCTGTATAATTTATTTCTCTATCTTTTTTTCATGCTGGTAAGTATAACTTCCATTGTTGCAATGGTTCAATACCTTAAACAGTATGATGAGGTAAACAACATGTATGCGCACGGCTCGGTTTTGCAAACACCATTTAATCATTTGCGTTATTCATTAATGGTGGCCTTCAGTATTTTTATCGGGATCTATCTATACATTCAAAAGTTTCAACTTTTTTACTCATTTGAAAAATGGGTTATCGCTTTATTTACGCTTTTTTTGATTTTTTTCCTTCACATTCTCGCTGTCAGAAGCGGGTTGATTGGGTTTTACATTGGAGCATTATATGGAATTGGAACTTCATTGTTTATCAAGCGGAAATATAAAGCGACGCTGTTATCCTTTGCGGCTATTATAAGCTTTCCGGTAATTTCTTATCTGACTTTTCCTACTATGCAGGGGCGGCTCAGCTATGTGATCTACGATCTGCACCAGCTTTTTCAAGATAACCATGCCGCCCATTTGTCAGATGCCAGCCGAATTCTTTCATTGCAAAAAGGATGGGAACTGACAAAAGAAAATATACTAACAGGTGTAGGTATCGGCGACCTTAACGATGCTATGCGATATAAGTTGGATCTGGCCCCCCAGCATCCGGATTATCTGTTACCGCTTAACCAGTTTTTAGTGTTTGCAGCAGGAACAGGAATAATTGGTGCATTGATATTTACTATTATTATCCTGATGCCGTTTTTTAAACGGATAAACAGGCAGCATTCGCTCACCATGATCTTTTTATTAATCTCTGTTTTCTCACTCATAACCGACTGTGCACTGGAAGAGCAAATCGGTACTGCTTTTTTTCTTACGTTCCTGTTATTATTTTACCTGTACAATCAAAACAGAGACGATGCCATCGCTATCGGCAGTAATTATAACCTTTAA
- a CDS encoding glycosyltransferase family 2 protein — translation MHKFLIDVLIPAYNEELSIAKVIGDINKQLVREIVVIDNNSRDLTSINATNAGATVIQEKRQGYGAACLKGITFLQGKKLPPDIVVFMDADYSDRADEMEQLISPIINGDAQLVIGSRALGIVENKAMTIPQIFGNWLATRMLQLFYGVRFTDLGPFRAIRWESLLSLKMEDTNYGWTVEMQLKAAKQKLNCVEVPVSYRRRIGKSKISGTVKGTLLAGYKIILTIFKYL, via the coding sequence ATGCACAAATTTTTAATTGATGTACTTATACCTGCTTATAATGAAGAGTTGTCGATAGCTAAAGTAATTGGTGACATTAATAAGCAGCTTGTGAGAGAAATTGTTGTGATTGATAACAATTCCAGAGACCTGACAAGTATAAATGCAACAAATGCAGGTGCTACTGTTATACAGGAAAAACGACAAGGTTATGGAGCCGCTTGTTTAAAGGGTATAACCTTTCTTCAGGGAAAAAAATTACCACCTGATATTGTTGTCTTTATGGATGCAGATTACTCCGATCGTGCAGATGAAATGGAGCAATTAATCAGCCCTATTATAAATGGCGATGCGCAATTAGTGATTGGCTCACGGGCATTGGGAATTGTAGAAAATAAAGCGATGACTATACCTCAGATTTTTGGCAACTGGCTGGCGACCCGAATGCTACAGCTGTTTTATGGTGTCAGATTTACAGATTTGGGACCCTTTCGCGCTATACGCTGGGAATCGCTGCTTTCATTAAAGATGGAAGACACCAATTATGGCTGGACCGTCGAAATGCAGCTAAAGGCGGCAAAGCAAAAGTTGAATTGCGTGGAAGTTCCGGTAAGTTACCGGCGGAGAATCGGCAAATCGAAAATATCAGGTACTGTGAAAGGTACTTTGCTTGCAGGCTATAAAATCATTCTTACGATCTTTAAATACCTTTAA
- a CDS encoding glycosyltransferase family 2 protein, whose protein sequence is MPSLSAVIITFNEEKNIARCLRSLQGVADDLVVIDAFSTDQTKAISETLGARVIEHRWEGYAASRNFGSDQAHNDWIVYIDADEELTDELKQSILSIKTNPFTLFYRCKILINYCGKWIRHSGWYPGIKIRMFDRRTARWKGNVHEKIEINDENARIELLYGNVLHYAYSSIEEHKKKNERYSALMAIELFNQGKKISSFSIKLRQWFTFIRSYILKLGFLDGYYGYKISQLSGEYTRMKYEKLLALYADKTSVHT, encoded by the coding sequence ATGCCATCGCTATCGGCAGTAATTATAACCTTTAATGAGGAAAAAAATATTGCCCGATGTCTTCGTTCTTTGCAGGGTGTAGCAGATGATTTGGTAGTAATAGATGCATTTTCCACCGATCAGACAAAAGCAATAAGCGAAACCCTTGGAGCAAGAGTAATTGAACATAGATGGGAAGGTTATGCGGCTTCGAGAAATTTTGGTAGTGATCAGGCGCACAATGACTGGATTGTTTACATCGATGCTGATGAAGAATTAACAGATGAATTAAAGCAATCAATCCTCAGTATAAAAACAAACCCTTTTACATTATTTTACAGGTGTAAAATTCTGATTAATTACTGCGGTAAGTGGATCAGGCATTCAGGCTGGTATCCGGGTATAAAGATCCGAATGTTCGATCGCAGAACCGCCCGGTGGAAAGGGAATGTTCATGAAAAAATAGAAATCAATGATGAAAATGCAAGAATAGAATTGCTTTATGGAAATGTACTTCATTATGCATATTCATCCATTGAAGAACATAAAAAAAAGAATGAAAGATATTCAGCTCTAATGGCTATTGAATTGTTTAATCAGGGAAAAAAAATTTCTTCTTTCTCCATTAAACTTCGTCAGTGGTTTACCTTCATCCGGTCTTATATTTTAAAGCTTGGTTTTTTAGACGGTTATTATGGATATAAAATTTCTCAGTTATCGGGTGAATATACCCGAATGAAATATGAAAAGCTCTTAGCACTATACGCTGATAAAACTTCTGTGCATACCTGA
- a CDS encoding LysE family transporter, which yields MHETFELVYKGMLLGMITALSFGPIFFTIIETSISRGVQWAISIAIGVLLSDAFMITIASLSVSSVTENQHIKNIIGLIGGVLLVFFGIYHWFKKPSSKLIPIASSKMGNLLYIFKGFFINMLNPFVLVYWISAVSIVSINQDYNDADRTVFFVAALGFNFSLDMLKTFLAARFKHLMNEKRIRALNRFVAVGLMIFGVRLILKTFGI from the coding sequence ATGCACGAAACTTTTGAGCTAGTTTACAAGGGCATGCTTCTCGGCATGATTACCGCACTTTCATTTGGACCTATTTTTTTCACTATTATTGAAACCAGCATCAGCCGTGGTGTGCAGTGGGCTATAAGCATAGCTATAGGTGTGTTATTAAGTGATGCGTTTATGATTACGATTGCTTCCTTAAGTGTAAGCTCGGTTACTGAAAACCAGCATATAAAAAATATCATTGGCCTTATCGGAGGAGTTCTATTGGTGTTTTTTGGAATCTATCATTGGTTCAAAAAACCTTCATCGAAACTGATACCTATTGCGAGCTCAAAAATGGGCAATCTCTTATATATCTTTAAAGGGTTTTTTATCAATATGCTGAATCCGTTTGTACTGGTTTACTGGATCAGTGCAGTCAGCATTGTGTCGATTAACCAGGATTATAATGATGCTGACCGTACAGTTTTTTTTGTTGCCGCATTGGGATTCAATTTTTCATTGGATATGCTGAAAACCTTTCTCGCTGCCAGGTTCAAGCACTTGATGAATGAAAAAAGAATCCGCGCGCTTAATCGTTTTGTAGCAGTAGGGCTAATGATTTTTGGAGTGCGGTTGATTCTTAAAACATTTGGGATCTGA
- a CDS encoding glycosyltransferase, which yields MLINSLVAIVIIIYIFSLLFIFCYSLVQLNLAITYLRNKRSLRKKNIAPPNSITDFPLVTIQLPIYNERYVVERLLDAVSLIEYPKDRLEIQVLDDSTDDTVQIIEKKMEQLKDRGFNIMQVRRMNRNGYKAGALSNGLKLTKGEFIAVFDSDFLPKPDFLLQTVPHFKDPQIGAIQTRWEHLNKNYSLLTKLQAFGLDAHFTVEQNGRNIGGHFINFNGTAGIWRKECITNSGGWKSDTLTEDLDLSYRAQLAGWKFMYIEKIGTPAELPLAMNALKIQQFRWNKGGAECAKKYLPSVLKRHDLKLSTKVHAVFHLLNSTVFIFILSTALLSIPMLFIKKYFLNLSGTFYYASFFLISVVILSLYYFTSLAQQEKRFPRNLFQFLAIFPLFLSISMGLALHNAIAVIEGFMGKKTAFNRTPKFNTLASKDSWKSNQYLENSITWMTILEGLLALYFTAGIAIGVYLKDYGLLPFHILLTFGFGIVFYYSLAHSRSISVAAK from the coding sequence ATGCTTATAAATAGTTTAGTTGCAATCGTTATTATTATTTACATTTTCTCATTGCTCTTCATATTTTGCTACAGCCTCGTTCAGCTTAATCTTGCCATTACCTACTTAAGAAATAAGCGTTCACTCCGAAAAAAAAATATTGCTCCTCCTAATTCAATAACTGATTTTCCATTAGTCACCATTCAGCTTCCCATATATAATGAACGGTATGTGGTAGAGCGGTTACTGGATGCCGTTTCACTGATTGAATATCCAAAAGACAGGCTGGAAATCCAGGTGCTTGACGACAGTACGGATGACACGGTTCAGATCATCGAAAAAAAAATGGAGCAATTAAAAGATCGTGGCTTTAATATAATGCAGGTGCGGCGTATGAACCGGAATGGATATAAAGCCGGTGCTTTATCTAATGGACTTAAGTTAACTAAAGGTGAATTTATAGCTGTCTTTGATTCTGATTTTTTACCAAAGCCAGATTTCCTTTTGCAAACAGTACCTCATTTTAAAGATCCTCAGATTGGTGCTATACAAACGCGCTGGGAACATCTTAATAAAAATTATTCACTGCTTACGAAGCTCCAGGCATTTGGCCTCGATGCTCATTTTACGGTAGAGCAAAATGGAAGAAATATTGGCGGGCATTTTATAAATTTTAATGGTACTGCCGGCATCTGGAGAAAGGAATGTATAACAAACAGCGGAGGATGGAAGTCAGACACGCTTACAGAAGATCTCGATCTTAGTTACCGGGCTCAATTAGCCGGTTGGAAATTTATGTACATCGAGAAAATCGGTACACCTGCCGAACTACCGCTTGCTATGAATGCACTTAAAATTCAGCAATTCCGGTGGAATAAAGGAGGTGCTGAATGCGCTAAAAAATATTTGCCTTCTGTACTAAAGCGGCACGACCTGAAACTTTCAACCAAGGTTCACGCTGTTTTCCATTTATTGAATTCCACTGTATTTATTTTCATTCTCTCTACTGCATTGCTAAGCATTCCAATGCTATTCATTAAAAAATATTTCCTCAATCTTTCAGGCACCTTTTATTATGCATCCTTTTTCCTGATCAGTGTTGTAATTCTATCTTTATATTATTTCACTTCGTTAGCGCAGCAGGAAAAAAGGTTTCCACGCAACCTTTTTCAGTTTTTGGCAATATTTCCTCTATTCCTGTCCATCTCCATGGGATTGGCACTCCATAACGCAATTGCGGTGATAGAAGGATTCATGGGAAAGAAAACGGCTTTCAACCGAACCCCTAAATTTAATACGCTGGCGTCTAAAGATTCCTGGAAATCGAATCAATACTTAGAGAATTCCATAACGTGGATGACCATATTAGAAGGGTTGCTTGCACTTTATTTTACAGCTGGAATTGCAATCGGAGTATATCTTAAAGATTATGGATTGCTGCCTTTTCATATTCTACTCACTTTTGGTTTTGGCATCGTATTTTATTATTCGCTCGCTCATTCACGGTCCATATCAGTAGCTGCAAAATGA
- a CDS encoding NAD(P)/FAD-dependent oxidoreductase — MHIVIIGNGITGTTAARTVRQLSGHEITVISSESNFFFSRTALMYVYMGHMKFEHIKPYEDWFWEKNSINLVHNRVDQIDSERKQCILSNGEKISYDKLIIACGSKPNKFGWPGENLNGVQGLYSLQDLESMEKNTSGISNAVIVGGGLIGIEMAEMLHTRGIPVTMLVREKNYWGSILPAEEAQLVNREISLHGIELHLQTQLKEILAENNGKVSAVITDKGERIPCDFVGLTAGVSPAIDWLKDSSIELNRGILVNEYFETNITDVYAAGDCAEFRTPKPGQLNVEQLWYTGRKHGEILGQILCGKRTAYDRGIWFNSAKFFNIEYQTYGTVPAKIPEDLDSLYWEHANGKKSIRIVYQKDGNIVKGFNLFGIRYRQNICESWIAEGKTLDYVLKHLQEANFDPEFFRRYEREVRNQFAHYL; from the coding sequence ATGCACATAGTTATAATTGGTAACGGTATTACAGGCACAACTGCTGCGCGTACCGTTCGACAGTTATCCGGCCATGAAATAACAGTGATCTCTTCTGAGAGTAATTTTTTTTTCTCCCGAACGGCACTCATGTATGTGTATATGGGACATATGAAATTCGAACACATTAAGCCGTATGAAGATTGGTTTTGGGAAAAGAACAGCATTAACCTGGTGCACAACAGAGTAGATCAAATTGACAGCGAAAGGAAACAATGTATTTTGAGTAATGGTGAAAAAATCAGTTACGATAAACTGATTATTGCCTGTGGCAGTAAACCCAATAAATTCGGGTGGCCTGGTGAGAATCTAAATGGTGTACAGGGTTTATACAGTCTGCAGGACCTGGAAAGCATGGAAAAAAACACGAGTGGTATTTCAAATGCGGTGATTGTTGGCGGCGGATTGATCGGTATAGAAATGGCTGAAATGCTGCACACGCGCGGCATTCCGGTTACTATGCTGGTGCGTGAAAAAAACTACTGGGGTAGTATTTTACCTGCTGAAGAGGCCCAACTGGTTAACCGTGAAATATCATTACATGGCATCGAACTTCATCTTCAAACCCAGCTCAAAGAAATTTTAGCAGAAAATAACGGTAAGGTTTCCGCAGTAATAACGGATAAGGGAGAAAGAATTCCATGTGATTTTGTTGGACTTACTGCGGGTGTTTCCCCGGCAATTGATTGGCTTAAAGATTCCTCTATCGAATTAAACCGGGGGATTCTGGTGAATGAATATTTTGAAACCAATATTACCGATGTGTATGCAGCAGGAGATTGTGCAGAATTCAGAACTCCAAAACCGGGCCAGTTGAATGTCGAGCAACTATGGTACACTGGAAGAAAACATGGAGAAATATTAGGCCAAATTCTTTGCGGGAAACGGACCGCTTATGATCGTGGCATCTGGTTTAATTCAGCAAAATTTTTTAACATCGAATACCAAACCTACGGTACTGTTCCTGCTAAAATACCTGAAGATCTTGATTCACTTTATTGGGAACATGCAAATGGGAAAAAGAGTATTCGGATTGTATATCAAAAAGACGGGAATATCGTAAAGGGATTTAATTTATTTGGCATCCGCTATCGTCAAAATATTTGTGAATCATGGATTGCAGAAGGCAAAACTCTCGATTACGTGCTGAAACATCTTCAGGAAGCTAATTTTGATCCGGAGTTTTTCAGACGTTATGAACGTGAGGTAAGAAATCAATTTGCACATTATTTATAG
- a CDS encoding fructosamine kinase family protein, with amino-acid sequence MALVWQTICERILTQKLAENVFIKSFFPVSGGCINQCYVVTTSYGKFFLKLNSGAYPKMFETEKKGLELLNHAVTGIAPDSIGIDEKNDQIQLLVLECIETAKPAYDFWDDFAKKLSVIHQSTGEFFGLDHNNYIGSLLQNNDPLPDWNSFFITRRIEPQLRMAIDQKSIEKDATPYFERLYPRLSEIFPIEKPSLIHGDLWSGNFMTGKDGYVKLIDPAVYFGHRETDLAMSKLFGGFSNKFYESYQQYAPLEQGFEKRKDVYNLYPLLVHVNLFGGNYSQQVMSIIKKF; translated from the coding sequence ATGGCGCTGGTTTGGCAAACCATATGTGAAAGGATTCTTACACAAAAATTAGCAGAAAACGTTTTCATTAAAAGCTTTTTCCCGGTTAGCGGTGGCTGCATCAATCAATGTTATGTAGTTACAACCTCATACGGTAAATTTTTTCTTAAGCTGAATAGCGGAGCGTATCCCAAAATGTTTGAAACTGAGAAGAAGGGATTAGAGTTGTTGAATCATGCCGTTACAGGTATTGCCCCCGATAGTATAGGCATCGATGAAAAAAATGATCAGATACAGCTTTTAGTTCTGGAGTGCATTGAAACTGCTAAGCCTGCCTATGATTTTTGGGACGATTTCGCAAAAAAACTTTCTGTAATTCATCAATCCACCGGTGAATTTTTCGGATTAGACCATAACAACTATATCGGATCATTACTACAAAACAATGATCCGTTACCTGACTGGAACTCTTTTTTTATAACCCGGAGGATAGAGCCGCAATTAAGAATGGCAATAGATCAAAAAAGTATTGAAAAAGATGCAACACCATATTTCGAAAGACTCTATCCAAGGCTTTCTGAAATATTTCCAATAGAAAAACCGTCTCTGATTCATGGTGATCTGTGGTCTGGTAATTTTATGACGGGAAAGGATGGATATGTGAAGCTTATAGATCCTGCCGTGTATTTCGGCCATCGTGAAACTGATTTGGCTATGTCAAAACTTTTTGGCGGATTTTCAAACAAATTTTATGAAAGCTATCAACAGTATGCACCACTTGAACAGGGATTTGAGAAACGGAAGGATGTTTACAACCTCTATCCATTACTGGTACATGTTAATCTGTTTGGTGGTAACTATTCACAACAGGTAATGTCCATAATAAAAAAGTTTTGA
- a CDS encoding 4Fe-4S binding protein, giving the protein MRPTDQTIALSNPDGAQLGTIQKAGLAILAAGLFAALIALGVRENSQPWLFFIVSFGLVTVGTLIFIINTFLSQPPGVKNNGIWFKPISSRKNAAYLLGIIITVFYIVLYWFPGYLENWIRMCDPLSQLLRSKPADQWFLYGTFYTISIVIMGLRAILKYRHSPYQIIRTSSIIFFQLGFAYLIPALLQFLNQPEFYFSYFWPLKYNYLFPNDIHSLLSQPGGLGVFMVFWTAVMSLIATPILTYFFGKRWYCSWVCGCGGLANTAGDSFRQLSDKSLRAWKIERRTVYSVLVLIVLITALLWINSFSGGTVFGSLSTGLAKSYGFFIGAIFSGVIGVGFYPIMGTRVWCRFGCPMAAYLGILQKYFSRFRITTNGGQCISCGNCSTYCEMGIDVRWYAQRGQNIVRASCVGCGMCSTVCPRGVLNLENGPMHGRMENGPIQLSEKGPYIPS; this is encoded by the coding sequence ATGAGACCCACAGATCAAACCATTGCACTTTCCAATCCTGATGGAGCACAACTCGGCACCATTCAAAAAGCAGGATTAGCCATTCTTGCTGCAGGATTGTTTGCTGCTCTTATTGCTTTAGGTGTTAGAGAAAATTCGCAGCCGTGGTTATTTTTCATCGTCTCCTTTGGATTGGTAACAGTGGGTACTCTCATTTTTATCATTAACACTTTCTTGTCTCAGCCACCGGGAGTAAAAAATAACGGTATCTGGTTTAAGCCCATCAGCAGCCGGAAAAATGCAGCGTATTTATTAGGCATCATAATCACGGTATTTTATATTGTCCTGTATTGGTTTCCTGGTTATCTTGAAAACTGGATCCGTATGTGCGATCCGCTCAGCCAGCTTCTGCGTTCTAAACCAGCCGATCAGTGGTTTTTATATGGAACTTTCTATACTATCTCCATTGTGATTATGGGATTGCGGGCGATTTTAAAATACCGCCACTCTCCATATCAAATTATTCGTACCTCATCAATCATATTTTTCCAGTTGGGATTTGCTTACCTAATCCCGGCATTACTTCAGTTTCTTAATCAGCCGGAGTTTTATTTTAGCTATTTCTGGCCGTTGAAATACAATTACCTTTTTCCAAATGATATTCATAGCCTTCTTTCACAGCCGGGAGGCCTGGGCGTATTTATGGTTTTCTGGACCGCTGTAATGTCCCTTATTGCAACTCCCATTCTTACCTATTTTTTTGGGAAGCGCTGGTATTGCTCGTGGGTTTGCGGTTGTGGCGGGCTGGCCAATACCGCCGGTGATTCTTTTAGGCAGCTCTCTGATAAATCACTACGCGCCTGGAAGATTGAACGGCGGACCGTTTACTCAGTTTTAGTTCTTATTGTATTGATTACAGCGTTACTTTGGATTAATTCATTTTCCGGCGGAACTGTTTTTGGATCGCTTTCAACGGGTCTTGCCAAGTCTTATGGATTTTTCATAGGTGCCATTTTTTCGGGGGTTATAGGTGTTGGTTTTTATCCAATTATGGGAACCCGCGTCTGGTGCAGGTTCGGCTGCCCGATGGCAGCATACCTTGGCATTTTGCAAAAATATTTTTCACGCTTCAGAATTACTACCAATGGCGGTCAATGCATCTCCTGCGGAAACTGCTCCACCTATTGCGAAATGGGTATCGATGTGAGATGGTATGCCCAAAGGGGTCAGAATATTGTTCGCGCATCCTGTGTCGGTTGCGGTATGTGCTCTACAGTTTGCCCCCGTGGTGTATTAAACCTTGAGAATGGTCCGATGCATGGCCGAATGGAAAATGGTCCGATCCAGCTCTCCGAAAAAGGGCCCTATATCCCTTCATGA